From the Ipomoea triloba cultivar NCNSP0323 chromosome 8, ASM357664v1 genome, the window taaAGATGTTcggtaaaaaaaataataataaataaataaaattgaactcacctataaatttaggttcaaaaattaaattaactcaaaaaatgtCTTCAAAAGGTCTCAAACAagaataaataaacaaagaataaatttcacttttggtcctctgactattatccatgaatcacatttggtctttgagtattaaaattttctaattagatACATGactgtaatttgtatcacatttggtcctgctgTCCAATTTTCTGACCAACTATTGCCAAAGTGCACATTCCAAAAGAAGCAAATGCAGTGTTAGTCAGAAAATTGAATGGCAAAaccaaatgtaatacaaattacatagtcatgcacccaattagaaaaatttaatagttaagGATGAAATGCAATTCATGTACAATAATCAGGAGAACAAAAGTGAAATCTTCTcataaataaatcaatcaactaCAGGTCTCATAAAttccaacaaacaaacaaacactaaTAAATGATGCTACAGAAAGTAGCCAAAACATGACCATCATGGCCCAATGTTCATTACAATAGTGTTTGGAACCAAGCAAACATGCTGCCTGCCTATAAGATGAGAAGAAAAGGGTAGAATGCAATTTTACATAGTGTCAAGATGCAACAATTAATGTACTTGGTGCTAATCAATAATTCTAGCTCCAATTCTCACAGCAAAATTTAAGATGCAATTCAACAGAAGTTGACAATATTATTCTCATCCAATCAATCTGTCCGTCAGAACTCAGAACAAAGAAAAGAAGATCAAAGAATCCACAGTTGTCGCAATTTACCATCTGTCATCTGATCTTGACCTGCCAAAATGACACGAGGATGATGAACATTATGTGAATTTCATAGAAGCCTCACTTTCATGCAATGAACAGTAAAGATTCGGTCCTTATTGATAGCACTCTGTATAGTCCTAGGTTTCTTTTCTTACTATGCAATGTAACATGATATGCAGATCCTAAATCTGAATAATTCAGTGTCATTCCCACTCCAAGGGCAATGTAAATTCCTAAGGTGCCTTCCACAGGCTTGCAGACCTCGGCTTTCTACACTCTCACCACATTTACAGTTGACCCTCTAAAGAAATAATCACAACACAGGCACATGttacaaaaataagaaaacttctcttttttcttttgaaggGGGCGGGGGGAGCTGggtgttttaacttttaatacaCTAGCACAGACGAGATCTTCAAAAGAATCTGAGACAACAGAATTATATACTACTCTTACTAATTTTATATTGTTCCCATTTTCACAAAATTTCTGCAAGAATTTTATTAGCAAATTCAGAGGAACTTTCAGGTAATAGCTCAGGAAAGCAATCCATCAAGAATGAGAAAAGGAAACCATAGGAAGACCACTAAGGCGGTAAACTTTCACTCATCAAAAATAACAAAGGAAGTAATTTACCTGTAGTCAAACATAACAGTAAACAACTATATTAACTAATGGAACAGTTTTAGATTTCATAAAAAGGATAAAGAATTGTTCTATGATTTTTATTCTGTTCAAGTCCTTTAATCCTTCCACAAGACTGCATAGATAAAGTTTCTGTATCAACTATCAAGTTCAACAGCATGCTCTAAAAGCTTCACATATCATCCTCCTCCCTCCTCTCTCCCTAGTCCCTCCCACACAAAGAACATGCAAAATTGCCATTTGAAGATATAAATTGCACTAACAATGTTCTACCCAACTTGTATGTCATTCACAACTGATCTCTAAAAAATATCCCTCCAGGTTGCAAAAGATAATCgactttttatatattttgggaGATATTTAGTTTCATGTGTTGAATAAGCATGCATGAGTGAGACAGGCGGGGaaagaagagagaaagagagagtgaGTGAGAGTACCTCTCCATGTTCCTGTTACCAAAATATCTTCTCTCCCTTCCACCTTGGAAAAATCTTCTATCATCATTAGACCTAGCACCTTGAAAACCTCTTCTGTCCTCAGTTGGACTAGCACCTTGGATAGCCCTTCTGTCCTCACCTGGCCTACCACCGTGGAAGGCTCTTCTATCGTCAACTGGCCCAGTCCAAGCATCTCCTGCACCACGTGATCTAGGCCTATCCATGAACTCACCACTTCTATGTTCATCAACAGATCCTGGCCGGGATGGGGGACGCTCAGCAAGGCTTGTAACTCTATTCGACCCTGAGCCTGGCCTTTCAGTTGTTTTCTCACCAAAACGAACTTTGTCATCCAAGTCACGGATCAGCAGTTCCAATTCCCTTTCTTTTTGATTTATCAAATCATGGGTGGCTGCCTGATCTTCACCAGCATCTTCAAGTGCTTCTTTCTTGAGCTgttctatttcttttttcaaattcttttcctCATCTGTCTCAGGCCTGAAGCATTTTTATCCATCAATAAGATATTCTATTTCAACTTCCTTTTCCTACTTTATTTCTTTTGAAGGAGTAGAGAGGTTGAATTTTCATAATCAAATCATATAAGAAACTTATCACACAGTCATATAAGCAAATAGTAAATAAAACAGGACCAACAAGTATGTGATTGTATACAATACATACAATACCATTATATCTATAAGTTGTGTTGAACTGGTAAGTAATTATATCTAGTAGAGTTAAGGCATGTTTTGTGTAGACTGTAGACAAAGGTGTATGTCAGTATATTACTTGTCACTGTATATTTCAGTTATCTTTGGAAAAAGATGAAGGGGCAAACCTTAAGGGAGCGTTCAGTTCAAGTTATACAACATAACCAAGGGAATGTAAGCTTTGGAATGTCACAttcccatgtttggttcatgtactcttatatatgttattacaattgccttaattatttattttaattttgaagttaTGAAATACATGAAAATATGTTAAAGGTAttaaagtaaaaacaaaaaaaaaaaatcattataacaTAAAAGATAACCCCTAAACCAAAACGGTTAATATTACATACCTCAGTTTTAACTAAACACAAGAATCTAACATTCCGAGTAATTTAGCATTCCCAACAATCTAACatttcatgaaccaaacgtCCCCAGAAAGTATGAATCTCACTATTGAAAGCTGCTTTTCCTTTGGTCAATAAATGGCTTACACATCAAAGAGCACAGAGCTTCCTCCACAATAGGAAACAATGTGCCAAATATTCTTACCAATTTCATTCCAAAATATCTTGAAATATATTATGCAACACTATCcagtcttttttattttgtgtgCAATTCAAACTTGAGTGTTTTCCTGTTGTCTTCTACTGATCGTCTGATCATGTTGCAAACTTGCAATATTTCTGATTTCTCATTTATTGTTTTTAGTCCAAAAAACCTGAGTTATAGAGAACTGAGGTACAACAGTAATTGGATGAGAGAATTGATATAGACATGGAGGTTTATTTGTCATGAGATAAGGGTACAATATTACCTTAAATTATTGCATTTGCATTTATGACATCTGAAAGGACTTTGCAAATAAGACTAAGGCAATTACCCTAAactgatgtgtgtgtgtgtgtacacgtGCGCTACGAAACCCACACTTTGTAATCTTCAGGACCATAATTAACTATACACATGAACAAGCAAACAGAACAGACTTACTAGATCACATCACTGATCAAAAGAGGAACTATCCCTCCTGCTTAACCTATCCAGAACTTGAAAAAACATGCTATAAGATATGAGGATATCTATCCTGTAGAAATATGATCCACCTTAATTCTAATGGAAACATGTTGAATCGTGAAACTCAGCATATAAGTTAGCACTAGAAACAATGAGCAGCAGTTATGAATATGACTACAAAGTGCTACCACCTAATAGATGGTAACAATCAATAGTTGCCATTTTTTCCTGGTATTAAAGAAAGTCCATGGTCGCATTGTACTAGAGACAACAATAACATATTCTTTGGGGTAACCCCAACTAATATGGctaagaatataaacttataactACAAGGCAATATTGTGAAACGCACCGCCTACGCGCTAAGCGGCCGCTGGCCGAGGCAAATCCACAATAGGCAGCCGGCCGCCGAGTCGGCGGggcaatttttttattaatttggttttttccgctcaaaacgacgtcgtttcgagcggacaaaaaaagaaaaaaaaaatcccaatttttattttttattgaaatcAACCCCAGCCCCAAATTTCTAAACACACAGCAGCACACTCCCACCCAGCAGGAGCAGGTCACGACGTCGTTTCAAGCggacaaaaaaggaaaaaaaaaattcccaatttttattttttattgaaatcAACCCCAGCCCCAAATTTCTAAACACACAGCAGCAGACTCCTACCCAGCAGGAGCAGGTCACGACGTCGTTTCGAGcggacaaaaaaagaaaaaaaattcccaatttttagttttgattGAAATCAACCCCAGCCCCAAATTTCTAAACACACAGCAGCAGACTCCCACCCAGCAGGAGCAGGTCACGATGTCGCCCACCTCCACCCGTTGCCGTCGCTGGTCTCCCTCGCCGTTGCCCACCTCCGGCCGTCCAGCAGCAGTGTCCCAGCTCCCAAGAACCAGCACCAGCCAGCAGGTAATTTGGCTTTTagtgtttattttttataaataaaatgcattgcaaaaatgtgtgaatgttatTGCTGCTGGGAGCTTGGGAGTGCTGGTCTGGCTGCTGCTGCTGTAATTTGCCATGTTTCTTTTTAATTCCTAGACCCCCGCCTAGGCAGCCTAGGCGCCCATCGAGTTTCGCAACATTGCCACAAGGTCACGACTTCAAATCCCAGccctcttggtttgagccagtaaGCTATGAGTAAGCTATGCGCTACCTAGGCTGGTTTAACCTTGTGATCCTGTGACGGCTAAGGTCAAAAGGCAGGTTTACCCAATGCACAACCTAGGGTAGTGGCTGCGGGTTTCCTCGTCACTCCAACAATAAAATAGTTTTCTTGGAATAGTATCTTCTTCTGTTGTTCACATTggctggaaaatgactcattttcaaGACAGTATTGTCATGAAGTAGATATTATGCACAAAATGGACAGAAGCAAGAGCTAATGTGGTGACAACTAAATGAATGGCtactttagataataaaaagCCAGCAcaagcacaagccaaacaaCTGTAAAATGAGAAAGGTGCAAACCTGTTAATGCGTTTTTGTTCCAAATCTAAATCAATCTTCCTCCAATCCAGACCCTTTTCCTCCAGCAAAACCTCTCTGGGCTTGGCATCTCCAAAAGGATTTACCTTTGCCTTGGGCTTCACCCCTTCTATCACACCCTGCAGCAATGCCTGCCCATCAGAGCGGGCGGACTGGGAGCTTTCAGGCCTACTCGAGTGTGAGCTGGTTGGACGACTATTCCCCTTCTTTGCATCTATCTCTACATCCAGTTTTTTCCAGTCCAGACCTTTCTCAGCAAGCACCTCCTCCCGAGGCCTAGCCGCCCCAAATGGGTTAGGCTTGTTCACCTTCGCAGTAACCTCGATCACATTATCCTCACTTCCCTGTTCGCTCTTAGGAGATTCCAAAACCAATCGCTGACTCGAACCCCGTGTCCAGCGCTCAGGTTCGGGCCTCGAGTCTCTGAATCCTGAACCGAAACTGGAAGATCTGGCAGATTGAGGAGCAATAGGTTTCTTAGAAGCCGCCCAATTATCATCGCCATCAGCCCTAGAGGCTCCGCCGCCGGCTCCGAGCATAGCATATCTTGAACGAGCGGGATTAGAAGTAGTAGAATTAGAATCGAATGAGGGCAAGGGTTTCTTCGTTGAAGCCCAGTTATCAACCTCATCAGCTCGCGAGGGTTGATCGAAATCCGAAGCCCTAGATTGAGGAGCCCCCCTCCGATCATCATCGAAACCCCCATAAGACCTCCGATTGTTCCCCCAAGAGCCTTCACCATCGGTATCTCGATCTCGGCCCCGACCCGGTTGTGGGCCCATGAACCTGCTCCCGTAGTTAGAAAACCCTCCACCAAGCCGCCCGGATTGCATTTCCTCCGCCGACCGCTCCTTGGGACCCGTAGGGAGGCGGAGCATCTCGTCCGGCGTGAGCCGGCTACTGGAGCCGCCAGAGCCGAAGGTCCCCTGCATCGTGAACTCCTGCAACGTCATCTTCGCCGCCTTCTTCTTCTGTTTGGTGCTGGTGGCCTCCCTGAGGCTAGGGTAGTTCTGAGAGTCGCTGCTGGCGCCACCGCCGCCTGCGACGGAGGGAGGCGCCGCCGCTGCTGctgctgcggcggcggcggcggcttgCTCGCGCTCCTCAGCTTCGGCTCGCTCCGCTTCTGCAGCCCATGCGCCAATGTTTCCCCATGGAGATTTCGACATTGTCGAATCACAATCACAAACAAGATCTAAAAGTACACTATTTTCTTCAAAATCAGATACATATAATAAGCGAACACAACTATCCGCTGACCGCTGATATATTACTCCCCGAAATATTCTGAATTCTAATTATAGAGATCGCTTTTGTGTATGTATAGCTGAGTCGGAGCTCCGATACCAAAACTATAGTGGGCCGGGAGTTGTTGTGTAACCATCGCATTGCAATATGGAcattgtgttttgtgttatgattttttgtgtcttacataatgaaattttgtactttataagtataaattttatacttggaacaaattagtaattgtgtcttatgttatgaattctTATGGTTTTGTGTATGCATTTTATGTTATGAGTTTTTGtgtattgtgttatgaaattttgtaccttatgtgtatgaattttgtaccccGTCTTTTCAATCTAGTTGGTCCATAATCTTATGCTAAGTGTCTTGTGTTGTggttttttttgtgttttgtgttatgaaattcggTACTTTATGAGTTGAATTTTGTACCTTGTAGTTTTAATTCATGATCTGTAATGTtatgtggaccttggtccataatataattgtcgTTGTGTATTGGCAATTTATGTTATGGACCAGAGTTCACATAGCATTGTGAATCCTAAATCAAAAAGACGAGATAGATAATGCATACTTGtaaagtacagaatttcataacataataaacaaaaaatcgcaacacaagacacatacagatgttatatatttattatttttcaaatctgatttaggtacaaAGTTTGCGTTCATAGGCACAGAATTTCAAAACACATGACACAgaaatttataacataagacgcaactactaatttgtttcaggtgCATAATCCATACTCttaagatacaaaatttcataacacaagacacaaaaactcacaatataaaacacatacacatacatcaCAGTCCACAATGCCCTGTGAACCTTGGTCGATGGTATAAGGATAAAGGATTGTTGTGTAATATTGTAGTTTCGGCCGAGAAAgtattaatcaaaattaaatttgtgatttttttttatataaaaatcatTGTATATTTATCTCACAAGTGTTTTACACGTGCGATACACATAATAGATTatataatgagttaattctatttttgatcctacatttataggtgacattccattttagtccttttttattagaacatccacttttagtcctagtattattgtgatatgaccagttttggtcctccgtcagcaaaatcgttgaaattttgttaaatacaaggacatctagatcttttttatacaaagtaggttgatccactatattttttatgtttatttttttgaaacaattcaTAACTGAAGATCAaaatgccattgtatttaacgaaatgtaaactattttgttgatagaggaccaaaaatggtcatgtcacaataatactaggaccaaaaatggaattaactcattatataatcatttatataaaatattataaaacttaaaacaactttaaatacataaaaatttataaagtttacaataaaaatttacaaagtcAACAACTTTTTATATACAATTGTTTAAAAACTTGCAAAAGTATAATGCAAATTATTTCTCACACTTGAATACTTGATAAAAGATTCCTTTTTCGAATTCAagatttttgaaatttcaataaaaattcattatttcaTGTTATTACACATACACCTTCTGATTTATTTTACATAATAGCTAGTTTTGAATATTTAATCatcatataaattaataatacttgaaaattaattttaaaaatccatATTCGTACAAATTTTTAGTCTTAGTTAATTAGCTTGTAGAAAACAGCATAATTACACTTAGTCTATAAAATTTtagcaacaataataatttacaataaattaaaatgacatTTGGCACAACGACACAAaactttaaagaaaataattttttttaaaagtctatggTCATGTTTAGTAATATAGCTGATAAGTTAATTTTGACGGGTTTGACTAAcaccccttatatatatatatatatatatatatatatatatatatatataacaatcataatactaagtatttgattttaaggattaaaattaaatttgctgtgcaagtttaatttaaaagtattgcaaCTATGTGTTTTATTGGTGCCTTTGcagcaattgttatactatacaccagggttcatattacattgtgaatcctaataaaaaaatgttgaaacttcagttaacacattctggacctacagttaacagtttctgtacatgtaaacaaatatttgataattgctaatacataatataatagctacatgtacaaaaattgtCAACTGCATGTATAAAATACGTCAActaaatttgaaagttatttttagatCAGGATCTTCAATGCAAGTAGAACATGGTCCATGTTATAATTTGCCAGTTTGCTGAGAGCTTCACACGTCCTCATCAACTTCATATTTCCTCATTTTGGTGTCTTCAACAATATtccatttttattaatttacttCATCCCTTgtaatcaatataatttattcaattattagaGAATAAGGAAGCAAATTCATTTGCTTCACTTTTCAACTACTAGGATTGCTTccaattattgtattatttattagttgaCCAACTTAAGTGGTTAGTAAATTAATCaactcttcttctccttcttcttttctttgtaataaataaaaatgattatttagtattattAGGACTCCGTGTATTTGAATCACGTTAGGACTATCAACTCTAGTCTAAGACTTCtcttatgtgtgtgtgtgtgtgtatatatatatatataaacactacgttctcatctagtatcagctagcctaggtttcctTTTTGATGGCTAACGGATATGTTAATTCCTCAGAACGGACCTTCTCAGATGTGGTTGTTTCTTCCTCGGTCTCCTCGACCGTTTCTTCTCTCTCCACTGCCCACCACTTCATTAGCATCAAATTAacgaataaaatttttttattctagAGAGCTCAAGTTATACTGTTTCTTCGAGGGCATGATCTCATGGGTTTTGTTGATGGAACCAACCCTTGCCCGCCTACTATGCTTCTAGCCACTGATGATAATGCGACTCTTCAACCTAATCCGTTGTATGCCTCGTGGGTGAGACAGGATCAGACGGTTCTTAGTATGCTAATTTCTTCTTTCTCACCAAAGGTAATGCAGCATGTTCTTGGCCGCAACACTTCCCAAGTCGTGTGGCTATCCGTCGAGCGTGTTCTTGCGTCGACCTCCCAAACTCGGATTCTACATCTTCTTGGCCAACTCCATAGACTCCGGCAAGGCGACTCCTCCGTCGCAAATTATATTGCTCATGCGCAGGTGGTCGTTGAAGACTTCACTCTCGCCACCCGACCGATTTCATTGGAGGATCAAAATCTATATGTTTTCAAAGGTCTTCGCCAAGATATCTTCCGTTGACGACGTTGTTGGCTGTTCGAGGGCAACCCGTGACTCTCCAGGAGCTTGCTGACCTGCTTGGAGCTCATGAGTGGGTTGCGTGCAATAGTTATGGTGGTTCAGTTCCAATGCTAGTAGCGTTTGCGACACAACATGGCGAACAACAATAAGGTCGTCGCTTTCTGGCGTGGTGGACAGGAGCACGGTGGTTTGCAGTAGCAGTAGCCGTCTCGGGTTGGTGATGGTAGTTTTGGTGTGCAGCATGGTGGCGGACAACATGACGTGCGTGGTGGCAGATCGCGAGGTCGCGTCGGATGTAATGGTAGTTGGCAGCCAAGGTGTCAACTATGTGGTATAATTGGTCACATTGCACCCTCATGTTTCTCGACCTCAAGCCAATTTGACCTATTCAGAAGGTAGTCCCAATATCCGATCTGATTCTCATTTATGGATTCCCAACAC encodes:
- the LOC116027356 gene encoding eukaryotic translation initiation factor 4B2-like is translated as MSKSPWGNIGAWAAEAERAEAEEREQAAAAAAAAAAAAPPSVAGGGGASSDSQNYPSLREATSTKQKKKAAKMTLQEFTMQGTFGSGGSSSRLTPDEMLRLPTGPKERSAEEMQSGRLGGGFSNYGSRFMGPQPGRGRDRDTDGEGSWGNNRRSYGGFDDDRRGAPQSRASDFDQPSRADEVDNWASTKKPLPSFDSNSTTSNPARSRYAMLGAGGGASRADGDDNWAASKKPIAPQSARSSSFGSGFRDSRPEPERWTRGSSQRLVLESPKSEQGSEDNVIEVTAKVNKPNPFGAARPREEVLAEKGLDWKKLDVEIDAKKGNSRPTSSHSSRPESSQSARSDGQALLQGVIEGVKPKAKVNPFGDAKPREVLLEEKGLDWRKIDLDLEQKRINRPETDEEKNLKKEIEQLKKEALEDAGEDQAATHDLINQKERELELLIRDLDDKVRFGEKTTERPGSGSNRVTSLAERPPSRPGSVDEHRSGEFMDRPRSRGAGDAWTGPVDDRRAFHGGRPGEDRRAIQGASPTEDRRGFQGARSNDDRRFFQGGRERRYFGNRNMERSRSDDRW